The following proteins come from a genomic window of Mucinivorans hirudinis:
- a CDS encoding SusD (outer membrane protein), whose product MKAKYIILSVVAATLSLTSCVDNLNTKPLDPREVTADVAYDTPESYVQGLAKVYGALALTGQSGAGSGEIDGADPGASQFIRALWYLQEFPTDETKNAWPDQEVPELNYITWSASPNKAISGMYYRLTFSVSIVNEYLRQTSPEKLSTRKVSEALKEEIQQYRTEARFIRALVWSYAIDLFGNMPFFTENDPIGKYFPDQISRKDLFAYVEKELLEIEPLMAAPRTQVFGRADKAAVWTVLSRLYLNSEVYTGTAKYSECITYSKKVVDAGYGLTPNYSHLFMADNDYTNPNTFKEMIFTVNFDGAHTQSYGATTFLCVGSRSGSDSSTPESGMNGGWDGNRALSTLVDLFPNNDKTDANGYLISEDKRAIIYTKDRLKNGPAVEKAFKDGYSVYKFRNVKSTGGMGKNQGFADTDFPLMRLPEHYLNIAEAVARGGQGATKAEAIGYINKLRERAYGNQSGNITDYTLQFVLDERGRELYWEGFRRTDLIRYGLFTSGVYLWPWKGGSNTGRGVDAKFNLYPIPAADITANPKLKQNPGY is encoded by the coding sequence ATGAAAGCAAAATATATAATACTTTCGGTGGTTGCGGCGACGCTGAGTTTGACCTCTTGTGTGGATAACCTCAACACCAAACCTCTCGACCCACGAGAGGTGACAGCAGATGTGGCTTATGATACCCCCGAGAGCTACGTACAGGGTTTGGCAAAAGTTTACGGAGCACTTGCGCTGACGGGGCAAAGTGGTGCCGGCAGCGGCGAAATTGATGGTGCCGACCCCGGCGCAAGTCAGTTTATCCGTGCATTATGGTACTTGCAGGAGTTCCCCACAGACGAAACTAAAAATGCGTGGCCCGACCAAGAGGTGCCCGAGTTGAACTATATTACTTGGTCGGCTTCTCCCAACAAAGCCATCTCGGGTATGTATTATCGCCTAACTTTCTCTGTTTCGATTGTCAATGAATACCTCAGACAAACATCACCGGAGAAATTAAGCACTCGCAAAGTGAGCGAGGCACTCAAAGAGGAGATACAACAATATCGCACCGAGGCTCGTTTTATTCGTGCATTGGTATGGAGTTATGCTATTGACCTATTTGGCAATATGCCATTCTTTACCGAGAATGACCCTATTGGTAAGTACTTCCCAGACCAAATCTCTCGCAAGGATTTGTTTGCTTATGTCGAAAAAGAGCTCTTGGAAATCGAACCTTTGATGGCAGCACCTCGCACTCAAGTGTTTGGTCGTGCCGACAAGGCGGCAGTGTGGACAGTGCTCTCTCGTCTGTACCTCAACTCTGAGGTCTACACGGGCACAGCAAAATATAGTGAGTGTATTACCTATTCAAAGAAGGTGGTAGATGCCGGATATGGTCTGACCCCAAACTATTCGCACCTTTTTATGGCGGATAACGACTACACCAATCCCAATACCTTCAAAGAGATGATTTTCACAGTAAACTTTGACGGCGCACACACACAATCTTACGGTGCAACAACATTCCTCTGCGTGGGTTCTCGCTCAGGCTCGGACTCTTCCACACCCGAGAGCGGAATGAATGGAGGATGGGATGGTAATCGTGCACTTTCTACGCTTGTAGACCTATTCCCAAATAACGACAAAACGGATGCAAATGGATACCTCATTAGCGAGGACAAGCGTGCGATAATTTACACCAAAGACCGCCTCAAGAACGGACCCGCCGTGGAGAAAGCCTTCAAGGATGGGTATAGTGTCTATAAATTCCGTAACGTGAAATCGACAGGCGGTATGGGTAAGAACCAAGGATTTGCCGACACAGACTTTCCTCTGATGCGTCTACCTGAACACTATTTGAACATTGCCGAGGCGGTTGCTCGCGGCGGTCAGGGTGCTACAAAAGCCGAAGCTATCGGATATATCAACAAGCTACGCGAGCGTGCATATGGCAACCAAAGTGGAAATATCACTGACTATACACTGCAATTTGTACTGGATGAACGCGGTCGCGAATTGTATTGGGAGGGCTTTCGCCGCACTGACTTGATTCGTTACGGTCTCTTTACATCAGGTGTATATTTGTGGCCTTGGAAGGGTGGCTCGAACACAGGGCGCGGAGTGGACGCAAAGTTCAACCTCTATCCAATTCCTGCTGCCGACATCACTGCCAATCCTAAACTTAAACAAAATCCGGGATATTAA
- a CDS encoding Predicted maltose transporter MalT: MSFGFLGVQIGYSLQNANTSRVLQSLDADVEHLSYFWLAAPVAGLIVQPIVGLFSDRTWTRFGRRIPFILGGALLAGLALFLMPNAEMFVNIMPALFFAGIMLLFMDMAFNVTMQPFRALVADMVNDKQRTKGYAVQTFLVNVGAVVGSVLPFVLVHFFGMSNASTPEAKIPQSVAWAYYIGGAILIGTVLVTAFMTKEYPPKDYNRYNNAGTAPARPKFKELITGIPKVMWQLAVVQFFSWFSLFLLWTYTTPAVAQNVWRTTDTSSLEYNEAGDWVGIIFATYSVFSALFSLVIVWLSNRIGNKGVYSVSLLLGGLGFIGMMMCTDKYALLVPMVGLGVAWAAILAMPYTILSKSIKADRMGVYMGIFNFTIVIPQIISGIIGGTIVKYVFDSNATGMIYLAGFSLLAAAASVFIVKEKQY; the protein is encoded by the coding sequence ATGAGCTTCGGCTTCCTTGGGGTGCAGATTGGCTACTCGCTCCAAAATGCCAACACGAGCCGTGTGCTCCAATCCTTGGACGCCGACGTGGAGCATTTGAGCTATTTTTGGCTGGCTGCCCCCGTGGCGGGACTTATCGTGCAGCCCATCGTCGGACTCTTCTCCGACCGTACTTGGACTCGCTTTGGGCGACGCATACCATTCATTTTGGGTGGTGCGTTGTTGGCAGGTCTGGCACTCTTTCTGATGCCCAATGCCGAGATGTTTGTAAACATTATGCCCGCCCTATTCTTTGCCGGCATAATGCTCCTGTTTATGGATATGGCTTTCAATGTTACGATGCAGCCTTTTCGCGCACTTGTGGCAGATATGGTCAATGATAAGCAACGCACCAAGGGGTATGCGGTGCAGACCTTCTTGGTCAATGTCGGTGCGGTGGTTGGCTCGGTGCTGCCCTTTGTGTTGGTGCACTTCTTCGGGATGTCCAATGCCTCCACGCCCGAGGCGAAGATTCCTCAGTCGGTTGCTTGGGCTTACTACATAGGCGGTGCGATATTGATTGGTACGGTTCTTGTTACGGCATTTATGACAAAGGAGTACCCCCCGAAGGATTACAACAGATATAATAATGCAGGTACAGCTCCGGCACGTCCTAAATTCAAGGAACTTATCACGGGCATACCCAAAGTTATGTGGCAGTTAGCTGTTGTGCAATTCTTTTCGTGGTTCTCGTTATTTTTGTTGTGGACTTACACTACTCCTGCCGTTGCCCAAAACGTGTGGAGAACTACAGACACCTCCTCATTAGAATATAATGAAGCCGGAGATTGGGTTGGCATAATTTTTGCTACATACTCCGTATTCTCGGCACTATTTTCATTGGTTATCGTATGGCTCTCGAATAGGATTGGTAATAAGGGTGTGTATTCGGTGTCGTTGCTGCTTGGTGGATTGGGTTTTATCGGGATGATGATGTGCACGGACAAATACGCATTACTTGTGCCGATGGTTGGTCTTGGCGTAGCGTGGGCGGCGATTTTGGCGATGCCCTATACTATACTCAGTAAATCCATTAAGGCAGACCGTATGGGGGTTTATATGGGTATTTTTAACTTCACGATAGTTATTCCGCAGATTATTAGCGGTATTATTGGCGGAACGATAGTAAAATATGTTTTCGACTCCAATGCAACAGGAATGATATACTTGGCAGGCTTTTCGTTACTTGCTGCCGCCGCCTCGGTGTTTATAGTAAAGGAGAAACAATATTAG
- a CDS encoding SusC (outer membrane protein involved in starch binding), giving the protein MTKRILPMFCMLLMCVCSFAQSKYTVKGTVIDSQRQPMIGVTVAEKGTNNATLTDLDGNFTLSVASAKSEVELSFMGYITVSYSADNSVWQQPVIMAEDVKALESVVVIGYGTTTKRDATGSVVAIKSDIKDRGQATNASDLLLGKVPGVQITPGDGAPGNTGTIRIRGGASLSASNDPLVVVDGVPVESGGLGVVNPNDIATFTILKDASAAAIYGSRGSNGVIIITTKKGSGAFRLNYNSTYSMAQNSRLVQNLSAAEYKSILDQYYPVGTPIGDEAHSLMGKSATNWQEQIFRPAFGTNQYLSGSGMVKNMGYRVGLGYDNENGTLKTSNFERFTASAAIAPKFFDNHLSVDLNAKYSSTKNTNADAGAVGSASFFDPTQDIWIRRPDGSINTDKFNGYYTWVNSSNNPNILAATNPVALLEQVWNKNNSTRFLGNAQIDYKMHFLPELRANLNVGMDLNTGNGNNGALQNSPQAWRDNDFMGIGRNNNNQWLNRNSLLDFYLNYNKELSSIRSRIDAMVGYSWQHFYSQNSSQTYGNNADKNAKPFSENSFATENYLVSFFGRLNYVFNEKYSLTGTVRYDGSSRFSPNTRWGLFPSMAFAWDIKGENFLKSAQDLSTLKLRLGYGTTGQQDLGLNDYPYIARYNMSNEFSMYQFGDKFYNVLKPNAYDENIKWEETTTYNVALDFGLWDDRLSGSIDLYYKETKDLLNTIPVPAGANFSNMIVTNIGNLNNRGIEISLNIIPVKSEDWNWTIGLNATFNSTKITKLTANADPNYLGVTTGNVPGSTGAYSQLHTVGYAPNTFYVFQQVYGADGKPLQNTFVDRNGDGVITDADRYLHRKPAPDAYFGLSSQLSYKNWYFAFNAHANVGNYMYNAYAANNSTIYSAYGGQGFLTNLDKTIFRTGFTNSNTINQRISDYWIENASFFRMDNLTLGYEIPKFFGSKMSGRLSFTAQNVFVITDYQGLDPEGWGIDNVMWPRPRTFVLGLTLNF; this is encoded by the coding sequence ATGACAAAGAGAATTTTACCTATGTTCTGTATGTTGCTTATGTGCGTCTGTTCGTTTGCACAGAGCAAGTATACGGTTAAGGGTACCGTTATCGACTCCCAACGCCAGCCTATGATTGGTGTTACGGTTGCCGAAAAGGGTACCAACAATGCCACCCTTACCGACTTGGATGGTAACTTTACACTCAGTGTCGCTTCGGCTAAGTCCGAAGTCGAACTCTCCTTTATGGGTTATATTACGGTATCTTACAGTGCCGATAATTCTGTCTGGCAGCAGCCCGTGATTATGGCGGAGGATGTTAAGGCTCTCGAGAGTGTGGTGGTTATCGGTTACGGTACCACAACAAAGCGAGATGCGACCGGTTCGGTGGTGGCAATCAAATCCGACATCAAGGACCGTGGACAAGCCACCAATGCTTCAGACCTTCTTTTGGGTAAAGTTCCCGGTGTGCAGATAACACCGGGGGATGGTGCTCCGGGTAATACGGGTACTATTCGTATTCGTGGCGGTGCTTCTCTCTCGGCGAGCAATGACCCATTAGTTGTGGTTGATGGTGTGCCTGTTGAGAGTGGTGGTTTGGGTGTGGTCAATCCTAATGACATTGCAACTTTCACCATATTGAAGGATGCGTCGGCAGCCGCAATTTATGGTTCGCGCGGCTCGAACGGTGTAATCATCATCACGACCAAAAAAGGTTCGGGAGCATTCCGTTTGAACTATAACTCTACTTACTCGATGGCTCAAAACTCGCGATTGGTACAAAATCTCTCCGCGGCGGAGTACAAATCAATTTTAGACCAATACTACCCTGTGGGAACTCCCATCGGAGACGAGGCACACTCGTTGATGGGTAAGAGCGCGACAAATTGGCAGGAGCAGATCTTCCGTCCCGCCTTCGGAACAAACCAATACCTCTCAGGCTCGGGTATGGTCAAGAATATGGGATACCGCGTGGGTTTGGGTTACGACAATGAAAACGGAACTCTTAAAACCTCAAACTTCGAGCGATTTACAGCCTCAGCCGCAATCGCTCCCAAATTCTTTGACAATCATCTGAGCGTCGACCTAAATGCAAAATACTCTAGTACAAAAAACACAAACGCAGATGCAGGCGCTGTAGGCTCAGCCTCTTTCTTTGACCCCACACAGGACATTTGGATTAGAAGACCCGACGGCTCAATCAATACCGACAAATTCAACGGATACTACACTTGGGTAAACAGCTCGAACAATCCCAATATCCTTGCTGCAACAAATCCTGTGGCGCTCTTGGAGCAGGTGTGGAACAAGAACAATTCGACTCGTTTCTTGGGCAATGCTCAGATTGATTATAAGATGCACTTCCTGCCCGAGTTGCGTGCAAACCTCAACGTGGGTATGGACTTAAACACCGGCAATGGTAACAATGGTGCTCTGCAAAACTCGCCACAAGCTTGGCGTGATAACGACTTTATGGGCATTGGTCGCAATAACAACAATCAATGGCTAAACCGCAATAGCTTGTTGGACTTCTATTTGAACTACAATAAAGAGTTGAGCTCAATCCGCAGCCGAATAGATGCAATGGTTGGGTATTCCTGGCAACACTTCTATTCTCAGAACTCATCTCAGACCTATGGCAACAATGCCGATAAAAACGCTAAGCCATTTAGCGAAAACAGCTTTGCAACAGAAAACTATTTGGTCTCTTTCTTTGGTCGTTTGAACTATGTGTTCAACGAAAAGTATTCACTCACCGGTACGGTACGTTATGATGGGTCGTCTCGTTTCTCGCCCAATACTCGTTGGGGTCTCTTCCCTTCGATGGCGTTTGCTTGGGATATAAAGGGGGAGAATTTCTTAAAATCCGCCCAAGACCTCTCAACCCTAAAACTCCGCCTGGGATACGGTACAACAGGGCAACAAGATTTGGGTCTGAATGACTACCCATACATTGCTCGATATAATATGTCAAACGAATTTTCGATGTATCAATTTGGCGATAAGTTTTATAACGTATTGAAACCAAATGCCTACGACGAGAATATCAAGTGGGAAGAGACAACCACATACAACGTGGCACTCGACTTTGGATTGTGGGACGACCGCCTAAGCGGCTCCATTGACCTCTACTACAAAGAGACAAAAGACCTGCTCAACACAATTCCTGTTCCTGCCGGTGCAAACTTCTCGAATATGATAGTTACCAACATTGGTAATCTCAATAACCGAGGCATCGAAATTAGCCTGAACATCATTCCGGTAAAAAGTGAAGATTGGAATTGGACAATCGGATTGAATGCAACTTTCAATTCCACAAAAATCACCAAACTTACCGCCAACGCAGACCCCAATTATCTTGGAGTGACCACAGGTAATGTACCGGGTTCAACGGGGGCTTACTCTCAACTTCATACGGTTGGGTATGCTCCGAATACTTTTTATGTGTTCCAACAGGTTTACGGAGCAGACGGTAAACCGCTCCAAAATACATTTGTGGACAGAAATGGAGATGGTGTCATCACCGATGCAGACCGCTATCTTCACCGAAAACCTGCTCCTGATGCCTACTTCGGCTTATCCTCACAGTTGAGTTACAAGAATTGGTACTTTGCTTTCAACGCACACGCCAATGTGGGCAACTATATGTACAACGCTTATGCGGCTAACAACTCAACAATCTACTCGGCTTACGGCGGACAGGGTTTCTTGACCAATTTGGATAAGACCATCTTCCGCACCGGCTTCACAAACTCGAACACCATTAACCAACGTATCTCTGACTATTGGATCGAGAACGCCTCATTCTTCCGTATGGACAACCTGACATTGGGATATGAAATTCCAAAATTTTTCGGTTCAAAAATGAGTGGTCGCCTTTCGTTCACAGCTCAGAATGTATTCGTAATCACAGACTACCAAGGGCTTGACCCCGAAGGTTGGGGCATCGACAATGTGATGTGGCCTCGTCCTCGAACATTCGTACTTGGTTTAACTCTTAACTTCTAA
- a CDS encoding SusE-like protein — MKKIKIFTLMALVVSTLFSCKDNGKEIVEINPDKVAAAQFVDLPTAPVILDENNPDGMAPILFTWSKAQYGYAAAVTYTVQAAAANSEVYSEILQSSLNYNVMTNKALNNKLLGMKIKANEVSNIKLRVISSIGKSYRDTISQVRQIAIRPYKTVIVYPSLGLPGNYQGWSPGNEATRIYSTANNGKYEGWIDFTSSDAIEFKFIDGFEWGKPDKGGPAVTPESNGTINGTLAGGDNIKGVPSGYYRVECNWTGNTFKMTPISTWGLIGSATPGGWDNSTALRYDKATNVWTVDVTLTAGEFKFRANNGWDINLGKSEEDGELSLGGGNLPATAGNYTIKLMLGGAIPMYEMIKK, encoded by the coding sequence ATGAAAAAGATAAAGATTTTCACTTTAATGGCTCTGGTTGTCTCAACACTATTTTCGTGTAAGGACAATGGCAAAGAGATTGTCGAGATTAATCCCGACAAGGTGGCTGCTGCTCAATTTGTAGACCTGCCCACGGCTCCCGTAATACTGGATGAGAACAATCCGGACGGTATGGCTCCGATTCTCTTCACTTGGAGCAAAGCACAGTATGGATATGCGGCAGCCGTTACCTACACCGTTCAGGCAGCCGCCGCAAATTCCGAGGTTTATTCAGAAATTCTGCAATCTTCTCTCAACTACAATGTGATGACCAACAAGGCGCTCAACAACAAATTGTTGGGTATGAAGATTAAAGCAAACGAAGTTTCCAACATCAAGCTTCGCGTAATCTCTTCCATTGGCAAGAGCTACCGCGATACCATCTCACAGGTTCGCCAGATTGCTATCCGTCCCTATAAGACGGTTATCGTCTATCCGTCGTTGGGGCTTCCCGGTAATTATCAAGGTTGGAGTCCCGGCAATGAGGCTACGCGTATATACTCCACTGCCAACAACGGCAAATATGAGGGCTGGATAGACTTTACATCATCCGATGCGATTGAGTTCAAATTTATTGATGGTTTCGAGTGGGGCAAGCCCGACAAGGGCGGTCCGGCGGTAACGCCCGAGTCAAATGGCACAATCAACGGTACGCTCGCGGGCGGGGACAACATCAAGGGAGTGCCTTCGGGATACTACCGCGTGGAGTGTAACTGGACAGGCAACACATTCAAGATGACACCTATCTCAACTTGGGGATTAATCGGCTCGGCTACTCCGGGCGGTTGGGACAACTCAACGGCACTGAGATACGACAAAGCTACAAATGTGTGGACAGTGGATGTTACCTTGACAGCAGGCGAATTTAAGTTCCGTGCCAATAACGGTTGGGACATCAACCTCGGGAAAAGTGAGGAAGATGGTGAGCTATCTTTGGGTGGCGGCAACCTGCCTGCTACTGCCGGCAATTATACAATCAAATTGATGCTTGGCGGAGCAATCCCAATGTACGAAATGATAAAGAAATAA
- a CDS encoding Alpha-amylase, whose protein sequence is MKQKLLLCASLLLLILASCKTGDGNNNSATPDPILARIELSGVELNFEGDAAEKTLTLSSNVAWQIKGSNDWCTVTPDRGAATGSVTLTVTVKDNNTNKNRSIALVVSPTEQTSISTSKSIAVIQTKGGQVMPETPAEWDGVRRGDIFYEIFVRSFADSNGDGIGDLRGVTAKLDYLVSLGVTGIWLTPINPSPSYHGYDVDDYKAVNPQLGTLADFDDLVAKARAKGIKVVLDFVINHSSKTHPWFVKALADPASKERGYYSFAKRATVKADCEAGKIAMVDNNKYVADWWRVVDSENCYYGMFSDWMPDFNYGRVPKLNAVYDEILGAAKFWMERGVAGLRLDAVKHIYQDEWGQENIKFLKRFYEDLKKDYADIYMIGEVLGSTEQSSMFLQAIPSVFHFDSWWKLEDALANSRGRYYAKDMAECLAKFGGNAARVGTKLSNHDEDRAMSKLDQSIPKAKIAFAAIMATPGQPYIYYGEETGAWGTKSGGDENVREPLIWGDSYTTTWRTGRKPATVMAQQADANSLLNFYRDFTKLRNTYAALAEGTMSYPDPATTPNELMVVTREKGSEKIMVIANFANASLDYQITTPVKSLIKTHNGAKVLKFADGGYIAQMEPYSIVIVEI, encoded by the coding sequence ATGAAACAGAAACTTTTGCTTTGTGCCTCGCTTCTGCTGCTCATCCTTGCCTCTTGTAAAACAGGTGATGGTAATAACAATTCCGCTACACCCGACCCAATCCTTGCACGGATTGAGCTGAGTGGCGTGGAGCTTAATTTCGAGGGGGATGCAGCCGAAAAAACATTGACACTTAGTTCTAATGTTGCGTGGCAAATCAAGGGTTCAAATGATTGGTGTACGGTTACTCCGGACAGAGGAGCGGCTACCGGCTCTGTCACTTTGACGGTAACGGTCAAGGATAACAATACAAATAAGAATCGAAGCATAGCTTTGGTGGTTTCCCCTACGGAGCAGACCTCTATTTCGACCTCAAAGTCCATTGCCGTAATTCAAACAAAAGGTGGGCAAGTGATGCCTGAGACTCCGGCTGAGTGGGACGGAGTTCGCCGCGGCGATATTTTCTATGAGATTTTCGTGCGTTCTTTTGCCGACAGCAACGGCGATGGAATCGGTGATTTGAGAGGTGTTACCGCAAAGTTGGACTACTTGGTTTCGCTCGGTGTTACAGGCATCTGGCTCACGCCCATAAACCCCTCGCCCTCCTATCACGGCTACGATGTTGATGATTATAAGGCTGTAAATCCCCAGCTGGGCACACTCGCCGATTTTGACGATTTGGTCGCCAAAGCACGGGCTAAGGGTATAAAAGTTGTGCTTGACTTTGTCATCAACCACTCCTCGAAAACTCACCCGTGGTTCGTAAAAGCATTGGCAGACCCCGCAAGTAAAGAGCGTGGATACTACTCATTTGCCAAACGTGCCACCGTAAAAGCCGATTGTGAGGCGGGCAAAATAGCAATGGTGGACAACAATAAATATGTTGCCGATTGGTGGCGCGTGGTTGATTCCGAAAATTGCTACTATGGAATGTTTTCGGATTGGATGCCCGACTTTAACTATGGGCGCGTGCCAAAGCTCAATGCTGTTTATGATGAGATTTTGGGTGCGGCAAAATTCTGGATGGAGCGTGGCGTGGCGGGACTTAGATTGGATGCTGTGAAACATATCTATCAGGATGAGTGGGGGCAGGAGAACATAAAATTCCTGAAACGTTTTTATGAGGATTTGAAGAAGGATTATGCCGACATCTATATGATTGGCGAGGTGCTGGGCTCAACTGAGCAATCTTCGATGTTTTTACAGGCTATACCCTCGGTATTCCACTTCGACTCGTGGTGGAAGTTAGAGGATGCCTTGGCAAACTCGCGCGGACGCTACTATGCTAAGGATATGGCGGAGTGTCTCGCTAAATTCGGTGGCAATGCTGCACGCGTGGGCACGAAACTGAGCAACCACGACGAAGACCGCGCAATGAGCAAACTTGACCAGAGCATTCCAAAGGCGAAGATAGCCTTTGCCGCAATAATGGCAACCCCCGGACAGCCCTATATATACTATGGCGAGGAGACCGGAGCGTGGGGAACAAAGAGCGGCGGCGACGAAAATGTGCGTGAACCTCTCATTTGGGGCGATAGCTACACCACAACTTGGCGCACAGGGCGCAAACCGGCAACCGTTATGGCACAGCAGGCAGATGCAAATTCACTGTTGAATTTTTACAGAGACTTTACAAAGCTAAGAAACACCTATGCTGCATTAGCCGAGGGGACAATGAGTTACCCCGACCCTGCTACAACTCCGAACGAACTAATGGTGGTAACACGCGAGAAGGGTTCTGAGAAAATTATGGTCATTGCCAACTTTGCCAACGCGTCATTAGATTATCAGATAACCACCCCCGTCAAGAGTCTAATAAAAACTCATAACGGAGCGAAGGTATTGAAATTTGCGGACGGTGGGTATATAGCTCAGATGGAGCCCTATTCGATTGTGATTGTTGAAATATAA